Proteins co-encoded in one Kozakia baliensis genomic window:
- a CDS encoding DUF2726 domain-containing protein encodes MHYLTGGLPLIAVLVALFAVTAFLLSRTAAESACYRARPLLSEWERRVLSELRHQLPAHLHLCPQVRLGDAFRTTGGGKERQSAFWRIASKSADFMLVDLRNGHILLGIELNDRTHRRPDRQRRDALVALAFEQAGIPLLCVSPFQPIDITPYLR; translated from the coding sequence ATGCATTACCTGACGGGCGGTCTCCCGCTGATCGCCGTGTTGGTGGCCCTGTTCGCCGTCACCGCATTTTTGCTCAGCCGCACGGCGGCAGAAAGCGCGTGTTACCGGGCCCGTCCGCTGCTTTCCGAATGGGAGAGACGGGTGCTCTCCGAGCTGCGCCACCAGCTTCCGGCCCACCTTCATCTTTGCCCGCAGGTGCGTCTGGGCGATGCATTCCGCACCACGGGAGGCGGCAAAGAAAGGCAAAGCGCCTTTTGGCGCATCGCCTCCAAGAGCGCTGATTTCATGCTGGTCGATCTTCGCAACGGCCATATCCTCCTGGGTATCGAACTGAACGACCGCACCCATCGGCGGCCCGACCGGCAGAGGCGCGATGCTCTCGTGGCTCTCGCCTTCGAGCAGGCCGGCATCCCCCTGTTATGTGTTTCGCCTTTCCAGCCGATCGACATCACTCCCTACCTGCGGTGA
- a CDS encoding nuclease-related domain-containing protein, producing MRLRRRAPGTASRRLCSDAEHAVLKALRAEMQGRRGEDEVRAAIEQSNLPALHDLMLPRGASHTAQIDHLVATSAGLLVVETKRLSGRIVGHSQDDHWRQVFAGEPEDAPPRRIYSPLRQNAVHCAAVYEAVRDIEADIFVHSRVVMTGVTEIAPQLAPFVLTLAAFTAELRSAHAPQPDGATARALRRVAALAARYDGRRSGTMVSGSG from the coding sequence ATGAGGTTGCGCCGGCGCGCACCTGGCACGGCCTCGCGGCGGCTATGCAGCGACGCCGAGCACGCCGTCCTCAAGGCGCTGCGTGCCGAAATGCAGGGCCGCCGTGGCGAGGACGAGGTGCGGGCGGCGATCGAACAGTCCAACCTGCCTGCCCTGCATGACCTCATGCTGCCGCGCGGCGCGTCGCACACAGCGCAGATCGATCATCTGGTGGCGACGAGCGCCGGGCTTCTGGTGGTGGAAACCAAGCGCCTCAGCGGCCGGATCGTCGGCCACAGCCAGGACGATCACTGGCGACAGGTCTTTGCCGGCGAACCGGAGGATGCGCCCCCGCGCCGGATCTACAGCCCGCTTCGCCAGAATGCCGTGCATTGCGCCGCTGTTTACGAAGCAGTGCGCGACATCGAGGCAGATATCTTCGTTCATAGCCGCGTGGTAATGACAGGCGTGACCGAGATCGCCCCCCAACTCGCCCCTTTCGTGCTGACGCTCGCGGCCTTTACCGCCGAACTGCGCAGCGCCCACGCCCCCCAACCCGATGGAGCGACCGCGCGGGCGCTGAGGCGCGTGGCCGCTCTCGCGGCGCGCTATGACGGGCGGCGCAGCGGGACGATGGTGTCCGGCTCGGGTTGA
- a CDS encoding ImuA family protein, which produces MAQETHDTLTLLRAHVARLERPPIASPVSGVLPTGTPAIDAHLGGGLRRGSVHELVGTGADRAIGVRPTRFVASILARTTGPIVWVRGAGTDLCLAGLRQLGLSPGRLILVETTPEQVATLAEDILRERGIFAMVADITAPMTLTATRRLQLAAEKSGATGFLIHQAKADGRRGKPPPLPASACQTRWRVGAAPCVLPFNPSCRTPLPGPARWQVDLLRQRGGPAASWTLEISDDDATLPLRLASPLADRSMASPTPRHLHLVRSGSAGA; this is translated from the coding sequence ATGGCGCAAGAAACCCACGACACCCTGACGCTGCTGCGCGCGCATGTGGCGCGCCTCGAGCGCCCGCCGATCGCTTCGCCAGTCTCTGGCGTGTTGCCAACCGGCACGCCCGCGATCGATGCCCATCTGGGCGGCGGATTACGTCGTGGATCGGTGCATGAACTCGTGGGCACCGGTGCCGACCGCGCGATCGGCGTCCGACCGACCCGCTTCGTCGCCTCCATCCTCGCTCGTACGACGGGTCCCATCGTCTGGGTGCGCGGGGCCGGCACCGATCTTTGTCTTGCGGGTCTACGTCAACTCGGTCTTTCGCCCGGCCGCTTGATTTTGGTGGAAACCACGCCGGAGCAAGTGGCGACGCTCGCCGAAGACATTCTGCGCGAGCGCGGTATTTTCGCCATGGTCGCGGATATCACCGCGCCGATGACGCTCACCGCCACCCGACGTCTTCAACTCGCCGCCGAGAAAAGCGGCGCCACCGGTTTCCTGATCCATCAAGCCAAGGCCGACGGGCGGCGCGGCAAACCACCCCCTCTTCCCGCTTCCGCCTGCCAAACCCGCTGGCGGGTCGGTGCGGCCCCTTGTGTGCTGCCGTTTAACCCTTCCTGCCGTACGCCCCTCCCCGGCCCAGCGCGGTGGCAGGTCGATCTCCTGCGTCAGCGCGGCGGACCGGCGGCCTCCTGGACACTCGAGATTTCCGATGACGACGCGACGCTTCCTCTCCGTCTGGCTTCCCCTCTGGCGGACCGATCTATGGCGTCGCCGACACCCCGACATCTGCATCTCGTCCGGTCTGGTTCTGCAGGCGCATGA
- a CDS encoding Y-family DNA polymerase, translating into MTTRRFLSVWLPLWRTDLWRRRHPDICISSGLVLQAHDGRKPVVLATDATAQGRGIRAGMTLAHAQSLAPDLQVAPATPDRDDEALLRFADWCFGFSPIVAPDRPDGLWIDTTGCDHLQGGEAPMLEALRGQIAERGYAVRLALADTPGAAQAVARFGRDAVSIVPPGDQRNALRLLPIAALRIETTMVADLRRLGLRTIDALLEAPRAPLVRRFGTEVMTRLDQALGHLREPLQPLQPRDVIQARRGFVEPIGTAEAISTVIDTLTPEICVALSQRGLGARWVDLHCHRVDDTVQIVRVGLAAPVNDVGHLARLLHERIETIEPGFGIEAMRLFVTCAERLNAGRQVASLLTTTGSSSQDADLACLVDRLRNRVGPDKVVWLEPRAAHWPEHAQRIRRVEERPTGARGEEAGIFLAHERPPRPVRLFSPPAPVSVTSLLPDGAPMQFVWQGRPRRIRAADGPERLHGDWWGEDGKLGAVRDYWVAEDELGERFWLFRRGDGVHDWSGDRAWFLHGLF; encoded by the coding sequence ATGACGACGCGACGCTTCCTCTCCGTCTGGCTTCCCCTCTGGCGGACCGATCTATGGCGTCGCCGACACCCCGACATCTGCATCTCGTCCGGTCTGGTTCTGCAGGCGCATGACGGTCGCAAGCCAGTCGTTCTGGCGACCGATGCGACAGCGCAAGGGCGGGGCATCCGCGCGGGCATGACGCTCGCGCACGCGCAAAGTCTCGCGCCGGACCTGCAGGTGGCTCCGGCCACGCCGGACCGCGATGACGAAGCACTTTTGCGTTTTGCCGATTGGTGTTTTGGCTTCTCGCCGATCGTGGCCCCCGACCGGCCGGACGGCCTCTGGATCGACACCACAGGATGCGATCACCTGCAGGGTGGTGAAGCGCCGATGCTGGAGGCGCTGCGCGGACAGATCGCTGAGCGGGGATATGCGGTGCGTCTTGCCCTTGCCGACACGCCCGGCGCGGCACAGGCCGTGGCACGGTTCGGCCGCGACGCGGTCTCGATCGTGCCGCCGGGCGATCAGCGCAACGCCCTTCGGCTCCTGCCGATCGCCGCCCTGCGGATCGAAACCACGATGGTGGCCGACCTGCGTCGTCTCGGGCTGCGCACGATCGACGCCCTGCTCGAGGCCCCGCGTGCGCCTCTGGTGCGGCGTTTCGGCACGGAGGTCATGACGCGCCTCGATCAGGCGCTCGGCCACCTGCGCGAGCCGCTTCAACCGCTTCAGCCCCGCGACGTCATTCAGGCGCGGCGCGGCTTCGTCGAGCCGATCGGCACCGCTGAGGCGATCAGCACCGTCATCGACACGCTGACCCCCGAAATCTGCGTCGCCCTGAGCCAACGCGGGCTCGGTGCACGTTGGGTGGATCTACACTGCCACCGCGTCGATGACACGGTGCAGATCGTGCGCGTCGGCCTGGCGGCCCCGGTGAACGATGTCGGGCATCTCGCGCGCCTCCTGCACGAGCGCATCGAGACGATCGAGCCGGGTTTCGGCATCGAGGCGATGCGCTTGTTCGTCACCTGCGCCGAACGCCTGAACGCGGGGCGGCAAGTCGCCAGTCTTTTGACCACCACCGGTTCCTCGTCTCAAGACGCCGATCTGGCTTGTCTGGTCGATCGGCTGCGCAATCGGGTTGGCCCCGACAAGGTGGTCTGGCTTGAGCCAAGAGCCGCGCATTGGCCGGAACACGCCCAGCGTATCCGGCGCGTCGAGGAACGTCCGACCGGGGCTCGCGGAGAAGAAGCAGGTATTTTTCTTGCTCACGAGAGACCGCCGCGCCCCGTGCGCCTGTTTTCTCCGCCAGCCCCGGTTTCCGTCACCAGCCTGCTGCCGGACGGCGCGCCGATGCAATTCGTCTGGCAGGGCCGGCCACGCCGGATCCGCGCCGCCGACGGACCCGAGCGGCTGCATGGCGATTGGTGGGGCGAGGACGGCAAGCTGGGCGCGGTCCGCGACTATTGGGTAGCCGAGGACGAGCTGGGCGAACGGTTCTGGCTGTTCCGGCGCGGGGACGGTGTGCATGACTGGTCCGGCGACCGGGCCTGGTTTCTGCATGGGCTGTTCTGA
- a CDS encoding replication protein RepA, which produces MSELMKRRILTEGEASEALMQSSSVDSMSDIMFFHSIMCQVGMPRSKVKGDRFERVCGDVGILISAGELWTGKKFEQQIVPYGSLPRLIFAWMNTYALYHKSPEIPVGDSMSEFLALLGKPRTGPAIKALKIQMMALAACDIRLGWTKGTDRNTYRGQPIERFTAWSSEKAAEGQKALWPGTLRLSDQYYDTLISQAVPLNVKALSSLRGSSLAMDIYVMLSERLHRIGSRPVSVHWKNLRDQFGQEYAGAEANKDFRKTFLPALKKVLAVYPEARVKPVTGGVLLMSSPPPVPYRSVGN; this is translated from the coding sequence GTGAGCGAACTAATGAAGCGCCGGATTCTGACTGAAGGCGAAGCAAGCGAAGCCCTGATGCAGTCTTCGTCTGTCGATAGCATGTCTGACATCATGTTTTTTCACTCGATCATGTGTCAGGTCGGTATGCCGCGGTCGAAGGTAAAGGGAGACCGTTTCGAGCGGGTATGCGGGGATGTCGGGATACTGATTTCTGCTGGCGAATTGTGGACAGGCAAGAAGTTCGAACAACAGATTGTCCCTTATGGCAGTCTTCCACGGCTGATTTTCGCATGGATGAACACATACGCGCTCTATCATAAAAGTCCTGAAATTCCGGTCGGTGATAGTATGTCCGAATTTCTGGCATTACTTGGGAAACCGAGAACCGGTCCCGCGATTAAGGCCCTGAAAATTCAAATGATGGCGCTTGCGGCGTGCGACATTCGGTTAGGCTGGACGAAAGGAACCGATCGCAACACCTATCGGGGCCAACCTATCGAGCGGTTTACAGCGTGGAGCAGCGAAAAGGCCGCCGAAGGGCAGAAAGCATTGTGGCCTGGAACGCTTCGTCTCTCGGACCAGTATTACGACACTCTGATTTCACAGGCCGTTCCCCTCAACGTCAAAGCCTTAAGCAGTCTGCGCGGGTCGTCTCTGGCAATGGATATCTATGTCATGCTGTCCGAAAGACTGCATCGAATTGGGAGCCGTCCTGTCTCGGTACATTGGAAGAACCTAAGAGACCAGTTCGGTCAGGAATACGCCGGGGCCGAAGCAAACAAGGACTTCCGAAAAACATTCCTCCCGGCTCTTAAGAAGGTGCTCGCTGTTTATCCGGAAGCGCGTGTGAAACCGGTAACAGGCGGCGTCCTGCTGATGTCGTCGCCGCCTCCCGTTCCGTATCGGTCTGTGGGTAACTAG
- a CDS encoding FitA-like ribbon-helix-helix domain-containing protein, with amino-acid sequence MAMLMIRSLDDEIDTKLKTMASEAERSKEAEARLALRHWVEGRSMSKWQQEITGRIRHALDLAASPKRVQLGTDYSISPARLAQGIGEAYIGPVQGWIEGTHEPSISQIQAVARWCGVDEGWLVSGDGAPYHVEYERIPENPGEGAMALLAGQGGDITTLKALRFFRREGQRGDLMFLRHYRDGTAKVFTTPYVVPGDLAAETGGGGRSSLKSLLLTWEMLYAIYTESHSVPNLTITSHVISEDLDRQLRQGNDNPLALIERLRSLPWWEDIWDSEQISRANYWPGWRETCAELQVDLERDRWAASVRDQIKSLADDPRAFGQWLAGKDHNLQPETVS; translated from the coding sequence ATGGCAATGTTGATGATTCGCAGCTTGGATGATGAAATAGATACCAAGCTGAAAACAATGGCGAGCGAGGCCGAACGATCAAAGGAGGCCGAAGCCCGTTTGGCTCTACGTCACTGGGTGGAAGGTCGATCCATGTCCAAGTGGCAGCAAGAAATCACCGGTCGCATCCGTCATGCGCTGGATCTTGCGGCCAGTCCAAAGCGCGTTCAGCTCGGAACCGATTACAGCATTTCCCCGGCACGATTGGCTCAGGGAATTGGCGAAGCCTATATCGGTCCTGTTCAGGGATGGATCGAAGGCACCCACGAGCCCAGCATTTCGCAGATACAGGCAGTTGCCCGCTGGTGTGGCGTCGATGAAGGCTGGCTCGTCTCGGGTGACGGAGCGCCGTATCATGTTGAATACGAGCGGATTCCAGAAAATCCGGGAGAGGGCGCAATGGCCCTGCTCGCGGGCCAGGGTGGTGACATCACCACACTCAAGGCACTCCGGTTTTTTCGCCGGGAAGGTCAGCGCGGAGACCTGATGTTCCTGCGTCATTATCGCGACGGTACGGCCAAGGTCTTTACGACGCCGTATGTCGTGCCGGGAGATCTAGCGGCCGAGACGGGCGGGGGTGGCCGTTCGTCACTCAAGAGCCTGCTTCTGACGTGGGAGATGCTTTATGCGATCTACACAGAGTCCCACAGTGTCCCGAACCTGACGATAACCAGTCATGTCATTTCCGAGGACTTGGACAGGCAGCTACGGCAGGGAAACGATAATCCTCTCGCATTGATAGAGCGTCTCCGGTCGTTGCCATGGTGGGAAGATATCTGGGATAGCGAGCAAATCTCGCGGGCGAACTATTGGCCGGGTTGGCGCGAGACTTGTGCGGAATTACAGGTCGATCTTGAGCGTGACCGCTGGGCCGCTTCTGTTCGCGATCAAATCAAGTCTTTAGCCGACGATCCGCGAGCCTTCGGTCAGTGGCTTGCAGGAAAAGACCATAACTTGCAGCCGGAAACAGTATCGTGA
- a CDS encoding WGR domain-containing protein, with amino-acid sequence MRQWGRIGTSGRQVLDFYPDAGAAANALSAIIRYRQRRGYHLA; translated from the coding sequence GTGCGCCAGTGGGGCCGGATTGGCACAAGCGGTCGTCAGGTCTTGGACTTTTATCCCGATGCGGGCGCGGCGGCGAACGCGCTGTCTGCGATAATTCGATACCGTCAGCGCCGGGGTTATCATCTGGCTTGA
- a CDS encoding OB-fold nucleic acid binding domain-containing protein, translated as MPLYDSIEDVWRRADVPVSSLERLAEADAFRSLDLDRRAALWAIKGLAPSVLPLFAAAERFANRIESEFNEPSFPLAPMSEGADVVEDYGTTGLTLRRHPVSFLRDALTRRGVIACADLTRTRDGQRVRLGGLVLMRQRPGTAKGVMFMTIEDETGIANLIFWKDRIEAQRPIVIAAGMIGVTGILQCEGEVIHVIAKEVEDLTPLLARVGQAGMARQERAAGNERTIAVKARDFR; from the coding sequence ATGCCGCTCTATGACAGCATTGAGGATGTCTGGCGCCGGGCCGATGTGCCGGTGTCGTCGCTGGAACGTCTGGCCGAGGCGGACGCGTTTCGCTCGCTGGACCTCGACCGGCGTGCAGCGCTCTGGGCGATCAAAGGTCTCGCGCCGTCCGTGTTGCCGCTGTTCGCGGCGGCCGAGCGCTTCGCCAACCGGATCGAGAGTGAATTCAACGAACCCTCTTTTCCGCTGGCCCCGATGAGCGAGGGCGCGGACGTGGTGGAGGACTATGGCACCACGGGCCTCACCTTGCGCCGTCATCCTGTCTCGTTCCTGCGTGACGCTCTGACGCGACGCGGCGTGATCGCCTGTGCGGATCTCACACGCACGCGCGACGGCCAGCGTGTGCGTCTCGGCGGTCTGGTGCTGATGCGTCAGCGACCGGGCACCGCCAAAGGAGTCATGTTCATGACGATTGAGGACGAGACCGGGATCGCCAACCTGATTTTCTGGAAAGACCGGATCGAGGCGCAGCGCCCGATCGTCATCGCCGCGGGTATGATCGGCGTGACGGGTATCCTTCAGTGCGAGGGCGAGGTGATTCATGTCATCGCCAAGGAAGTCGAGGATCTGACGCCGCTGCTGGCGCGCGTCGGTCAGGCTGGCATGGCGAGACAAGAGAGGGCAGCGGGAAATGAGAGAACGATTGCGGTCAAAGCACGCGATTTCCGGTGA
- a CDS encoding ATP-dependent helicase: MSDLDIPHQLAPILDALTPEQRAAALALGRVLVLAGAGTGKTKTLTAGVATRIALYGMVPARILCVTFTNKAAAEMRNRIVQACGDGMAPSWLGTFHALCARQLRAEPDVAHLRPGFDIRDADDTLTMVRRLIKAVPKEQLPVPMEGAAGDAKQIAKMAERIARLKEDLVTPDAAPAHVQGMIARAHEKNNFIDREGWQFAAVLYRQYQALLREQNAADFGDLLMWPTLALVHDTIYRDRWSRRFTAVLADEYQDVNRAQFLWLKMMSEASGELFAVGDDNQSIYSWRGAKVKFIRGFAQEFPGAKMYRLEQNFRSTGHILDASNAVISHDPARIPKTLFTRKGAGMRIETLGFAYGSEEAEAIAREIGRRAAHGAAWHDIAVIYRQNRLSRAIEEAFIKARVPFEIVGDVGFWQRAAVKDALALLSLSASPEDRQSDEAFRRVANKPARGLGAKSLGEIEIAAQREGTSLLGAVPHTKLSPKCGAALSRFVQTIRASGRREPESVGERLSWLLEATGYLPALRADDSDEAANQRENLAELISLAHDFAEIGQIMEHAALASGAPGEKGKERVQLLTMHRAKGLEFRHVFLPAWEEGIFPGNNARNHDEERRLAYVALTRAMEQATISWCDYRQGATTTPSRFVDEIPLENRINRWNWMEPQSAARQTSAAWAQTQRELSALGLA, encoded by the coding sequence GGCATGGTCCCCGCGCGCATCCTGTGCGTGACCTTCACCAATAAGGCGGCCGCCGAGATGCGCAACCGCATCGTGCAGGCCTGCGGAGATGGCATGGCGCCGTCCTGGCTCGGCACGTTTCACGCCTTGTGCGCGCGCCAGTTGCGGGCCGAACCCGATGTCGCCCATCTGCGGCCCGGTTTCGACATCCGCGACGCCGATGACACGCTTACCATGGTGCGCCGGCTGATCAAGGCAGTCCCGAAGGAGCAGCTTCCGGTGCCGATGGAAGGGGCGGCGGGCGACGCCAAGCAGATTGCCAAGATGGCCGAGCGGATCGCGCGCCTGAAGGAGGATTTGGTGACGCCCGACGCTGCCCCCGCGCATGTGCAAGGGATGATCGCACGCGCTCACGAGAAGAACAATTTCATCGATCGGGAGGGCTGGCAGTTCGCGGCCGTCTTATATCGCCAATATCAGGCGTTGCTGCGCGAACAGAACGCGGCCGATTTCGGCGACCTGCTGATGTGGCCGACGCTCGCCCTGGTGCACGATACGATCTACCGTGATCGTTGGTCGCGTCGCTTTACGGCGGTGCTCGCCGACGAGTATCAGGACGTCAACCGCGCCCAGTTTCTCTGGCTGAAAATGATGTCGGAAGCCTCAGGCGAACTCTTCGCGGTCGGCGATGACAATCAGTCGATCTATTCCTGGCGCGGGGCAAAAGTGAAGTTTATCAGAGGGTTCGCGCAAGAATTTCCTGGCGCGAAAATGTATCGCCTCGAGCAGAATTTCCGCTCGACCGGTCATATCCTCGACGCGTCCAATGCGGTGATCTCCCACGACCCGGCGCGCATCCCGAAAACCCTCTTTACCCGCAAGGGCGCGGGGATGCGGATCGAGACACTTGGGTTTGCCTATGGCAGCGAGGAAGCAGAAGCGATCGCGCGCGAAATCGGCCGCCGGGCAGCCCATGGCGCAGCCTGGCACGATATCGCCGTGATCTACCGCCAGAACCGTCTGAGCCGCGCGATCGAGGAGGCGTTCATTAAGGCCCGCGTTCCGTTCGAGATTGTGGGCGACGTCGGGTTCTGGCAACGCGCGGCGGTCAAAGACGCCCTGGCGCTGTTGTCTCTTTCCGCCAGCCCGGAGGACCGGCAGTCCGACGAGGCGTTCCGGCGCGTGGCCAACAAACCGGCGCGCGGGCTCGGAGCCAAGAGTCTGGGCGAAATCGAGATCGCCGCGCAACGGGAGGGCACGTCGCTCCTGGGCGCGGTGCCGCACACGAAGCTTTCACCGAAGTGCGGCGCGGCGCTGTCGCGCTTCGTGCAGACGATCCGTGCCTCCGGTCGCCGGGAACCGGAGAGCGTCGGTGAGCGGCTAAGCTGGCTGCTCGAAGCAACGGGTTATCTTCCCGCGTTGCGGGCGGACGACAGCGATGAGGCGGCCAACCAGCGGGAAAACCTCGCCGAACTGATCTCGCTTGCCCACGATTTTGCCGAGATCGGCCAGATCATGGAACATGCCGCGCTCGCGTCCGGGGCGCCCGGAGAAAAAGGCAAGGAGCGTGTCCAGTTGCTGACCATGCACCGCGCCAAAGGGCTCGAGTTCCGGCACGTGTTTCTGCCCGCATGGGAGGAAGGCATTTTCCCAGGAAACAACGCTCGCAACCACGACGAGGAGCGGCGGCTGGCGTATGTCGCGCTGACCCGCGCCATGGAGCAGGCGACCATCAGCTGGTGCGACTATCGCCAGGGCGCCACGACGACGCCGTCGCGCTTCGTGGACGAGATCCCGCTGGAGAACCGGATCAACCGCTGGAACTGGATGGAGCCGCAGAGCGCCGCCCGGCAGACCAGCGCGGCATGGGCGCAGACGCAACGTGAACTATCGGCGTTGGGTCTGGCATGA